Proteins from a single region of Haemorhous mexicanus isolate bHaeMex1 chromosome 4, bHaeMex1.pri, whole genome shotgun sequence:
- the LOC132326599 gene encoding formimidoyltransferase-cyclodeaminase-like, protein MAKLVECVPNFSEGNNKEVIDAVAQAISRTLGCVLLDVDAGASTNRTVYTFVGSPEAVVEGALSAARVAGQLIDMSQHSGEHPRMGALDVCPFVPVRNVSMEECVTCAHIFGQRLAAELDVPVYLYGEAARHESRKALPSIRAGEYEALPEKLAKPEWAPDFGPPTFVPRWGATVTGARTFLIAYNINLLCTKEQAHRIALNIREQGRGPSQPGRLKKVQGIGWYLEEENMAQVSTNLLDFETTPLHTVYEEICRDAQELNLPVVGSQLVGLVPKKAMLDAAEFYIKKEKLFILEEEQKIRLVVSRLGLDSLSPFHPRERIIEYLVEAGEVDRGLVAKPLGAFVRAVGARSAAPGGGSVSAAVGALGAALGSMVGLMSYGKRQFEDLDPIMRKLVPAFHQAMEELVAMVDADSCAFSSYMDAMKLPKNTPEERERRTAAMQQGLKTAIGVPYGLAEKVNGLWPALKELAQHCNLACKSDIQVGAKMLEAAVFGAYFNVMINLKDITDEKFKLVMSQKVSGLLEEAKQSSAVVLALLDKRVA, encoded by the exons ATGGCCAAGCTGGTGGAATGCGTCCCCAACTTCTCAGAGGGGAATAACAAAGAG GTGATCGATGCAGTGGCACAGGCCATCTCCCGGACACTGGGATGTGTGCTGCTGGACGTGGATGCTGGCGCCTCCACCAACCGCACTGTCTACACCTTTGTGGGGTCCCCTGAGGCCGTGGTGGAAGGGGCATTGAGCGCAGCCCGCGTGGCTGGGCAGCTCATTGACATGAGCCAACACTCAG GTGAGCACCCTCGGATGGGGGCCTTGGACGTCTGCCCCTTTGTGCCAGTGAGGAACGTCAGCATGGAGGAGTGTGTCACTTGTGCACATATCTTCGGGCAGCGcttggcagcagagctggatgtaCCTG TTTACCTGTATGGAGAGGCAGCACGGCACGAGAGCAGGAAAGCCCTGCCCTCCATCCGTGCCGGGGAGTACGAGGCGCTCCCTGAGAAG cttgCAAAACCAGAATGGGCTCCTGATTTTGGGCCCCCAACTTTTGTTCCCCGGTGGGGAGCCACAGTGACGGGTGCCCGGACCTTCCTTATTGCCTACAACATCAACCTGCTGTGCACCAAGGAGCAGGCTCACCGCATCGCCCTCAACATCCGTGAGCAGGGCCGCGGCCCCAGCCAG CCCGGGCGCTTGAAGAAGGTGCAGGGCATTGGCTGGTATTTGGAGGAGGAGAACATGGCCCAGGTTTCGACGAACCTGCTGGACTTTGAGACCACGCCACTCCACACCGTCTACGAGGAGATCTGCCGAGATGCACAG GAACTGAATCTCCCTGTGGTGGGGTCTCAGCTGGTAGGGCTCGTTCCCAAGAAGGCCATGCTGGATGCAGCTGAGTTTTACATTAAGAAGGAAAAACTCTTCATCCTGGAGGAGGAACAGAAGATCAGGCTG GTGGTCAGTCGTCTGGGCCTGGACTCCCTGTCTCCATTTCACCCCCGGGAGCGCATCATCGA GTACTTGGTGGAAGCAGGAGAGGTGGACAGGGGGCTGGTGGCCAAGCCACTGGGTGCCTTTGTGCGAGCAGTCGGAGCAAGGTCGGCAGCGCCAGGAGGAGGCTCTGtgtctgcagctgtgggagcccTG ggagcagcgCTGGGCAGCATGGTGGGGCTGATGAGCTACGGGAAACGGCAGTTTGAGGACCTGGACCCCATCATGAGGAAGCTGGTCCCCGCTTTCCACCAGGccatggaggagctggtggcaaTGGTGGATGCCGACTCCTGTGCCTTCAGCAGCTACATG GATGCCATGAAGTTGCCCAAGAACACCCCTGAGGAGCGGGAGAG GCGCACAGCTGCCATGCAGCAGGGGCTGAAGACAGCCATAGGGGTGCCCTACGGCCTGGCAGAGAAGGTGAATGGGCTCTGGCCTGCTCTgaaggagctggcacagcactgcaaCCTGGCCTGCAAATCTGACATCCAG GTGGGAGCCAAAatgctggaagcagcagtgttTGGAGCTTACTTCAATGTCATGATCAACCTCAAGGACATCACGGATGAAAAGTTCAAGCTTGTG ATGTCACAGAAGGTGTCCGGGCTGCTGGAAGAGGCGAAGCAAAGCTCAGCAGTcgtgctggcactgctggacaAGCGGGTGGCCTGA